One genomic window of Fusarium fujikuroi IMI 58289 draft genome, chromosome FFUJ_chr01 includes the following:
- a CDS encoding related to Het-c protein, with protein MSTFRSHSLLVGLVILVALASPAFAFGAGNIASISKVEGQNWRHGDITDALLILSQAKALNGKKFNKINVSRVYFGNWLRDYSQAIDVGTVKSVSAEAIRLLLCVLGFMTFGYGSGEFEVTAERLGCYRPEDHIDNPKDYAENVDARQYDERLRGPVDEDRELAIDPETGMKNYIANERARIMTSAKHVKKLFTGTIELGRRYKDSQRKADKYEALRLMGTGLHCLEDFFAHSNYCELALIELGERDVFPHVGRNTQIEIEGARGPVYPIVTGTFGGVDFLHSVTGEVSDKLTQNEIEELEGTLQQGAKSDTSMLRDLLDKIPDGIFGDKHQSDRVDELQNNAAAAQMENTTVSPRDPEEFTTYIQNVFKQVMPAIEFHDDIMKSISGAMEKIPVLPKIIEQLEEQLSVFIFSIIAPFIVPLIQQIRNELKTGSDEIIASSEREQHIVFHDDDSSNPTHSMLSKDHFSNILNEIAGRNAAAVVQWVVPQLMDAIDDESVDVDRLLDDIVNGVMHHPAQRDLGNRKVQEGRRRSYEGVKEWWNNMGDRQRDDYRQKLTREGVQNGENHKEGVVDTGHGHGCAGKLQMRKLYGGGPETLEDKIAGAAADAIFKGATGAISGMVEQNTGYKMPSSSHKEEKEEGGLSGFLSQAGSILGGAFGSDETKRQSSSRREDDGSYTRTEVEYGRHGDRYGQAEYSQTQRPDGSQQSEYRRYEQQDSSDGRHTGGYGYEERTETHQSYSGGYEQRTERHEYSGSTESHGRRRDDDDGGYGGRRHDEGGYDGGSSYGRQEESSYGGNSGYGRQESSYGGNSSYGRQEESSYGRQEQSSYGGGYGGSHERRDEGGYGGSSGGYERREESSGYGRREEGGYGGDNYGRRDEGGYGGGSADEYLRQSQGGHGRERRGSNEYGDNGYGGDRRW; from the exons ATGTCCACCTTCAGATCTCACAGCCTCCTGGTGGGGCTTGTTATCCTCGTTGCTCTGGCTTCTCCAGCCTTTGCTTTCGGTGCTGGTAACATTGCTTCAATCTCCAAGGTCGAAGGCCAAAACT GGCGTCACGGCGATATCACCGATGCACTCTTGATCCTTTCGCAGGCTAAGGCCCTCAATGGCAAGaagttcaacaagatcaacgtTTCGCGAGTTTACTTTGGAAACTGGCTTCGGGATTACTCTCAGGCCATCGATGTCGGTACTGTAAAGTCAGTCTCTGCTGAGGCCATCCGTCTTCTACTCTGTGTCCTCGGTTTCATGACCTTCGGCTACGGCTCTGGAGAGTTCGAGGTCACAGCTGAGCGCCTGGGATGCTACCGCCCTGAGGACCACATCGACAATCCCAAGGACTACGCCGAGAATGTCGATGCCCGCCAGTATGATGAACGCCTCCGTGGGCCAGTCGACGAGGATCGAGAACTGGCTATCGACCCTGAGACAGGAATGAAGAACTACATTGCGAACGAGCGTGCACGTATCATGACCTCCGCTAAGCacgtcaagaagctctttaCTGGTACTATCGAGCTTGGTCGTCGATACAAGGACTCTCAGCGTAAGGCAGACAAGTATGAGGCTCTCCGACTCATGGGAACTGGACTACACTGCTTGGAAG ATTTCTTTGCCCACAGTAACTACTGTGAGCTGGCCCTCATTGAGCTCGGCGAGCGTGATGTCTTCCCCCACGTTGGTCGTAACACACAGATCGAGATTGAGGGTGCCCGTGGTCCCGTCTATCCTATTGTCACTGGCacctttggtggtgttgacttCCTGCACTCAGTCACTGGTGAAG TGTCCGACAAGCTCACTCAGAACGAGattgaggagctcgaggGAACTCTCCAGCAGGGTGCCAAGTCTGACACCAGCATGCTTCGTGACCTTCTGGATAAGATCCCTGATGGCATCTTTGGTGATAAGCACCAGAGTGACCGGGTCGACGAGCTCCAGAAcaacgctgctgctgctcagaTGGAGAACACCACTGTTTCTCCTCGTGACCCCGAGGAATTCACCACTTACATCCAGAATGTCTTTAAGCAAGTCATGCCTGCTATTGAATTCCACGACGACATCATGAAGAGCATTTCGGGTGCCATGGAGAAGATTCCTGTGCTTCCTAAGATCATCGAGCAACTAGAGGAGCAGCTCtccgtcttcatcttctccatcattgCTCCTTTCATTGTTCCTCTCATTCAGCAGATCCGCAATGAGCTCAAGACTGGTTCTGATGAGATCATTGCTAGCAGTGAGCGTGAACAGCACATTGTCTTCCACGACGATGATTCTAGCAACCCCACTCACTCTATGCTTTCCAAGGATCACTTTTCCAAC ATCTTGAACGAGATTGCTGGCCGAAACGCTGCTGCGGTGGTGCAATGGGTTGTTCCTCAGCTCATGGATGCCATCGATGACGAGAGTGTCGACGTGGATAGACTCCTCGACGACATCGTGAACGGCGTGATGCATCATCCTGCTCAGCGTGACCTCGGGAACCGCAAGGTTCAAGAGGGTCGTCGCCGCTCCTACGAAGGTGTCAAGGAGTGGTGGAACAACATGGGTGACCGCCAGCGTGACGATTACCGTCAGAAGCTGACCCGAGAAGGCGTTCAAAATGGCGAGAACCACAAGGAGGGTGTGGTCGACACTGGTCACGGTCACGGATGTGCTGGCAAGCTACAAATGCGAAAGCTGTACGGTGGTGGCCCTGAGACCCTCGAGGACAAGATTGCTGGTGCTGCGGCCGACGCTATCTTTAAGGGCGCTACCGGCGCGATCTCTGGCATGGTTGAGCAGAATACCGGTTACAAGAtgccctcttcttcccataaggaggagaaggaggagggtggTCTCAGCGGTTTCCTCAGCCAGGCCGGCTCCATCCTAGGCGGTGCTTTCGGCAGTGACGAGACTAAGAGACAGTCCAGCAGTCGCCgtgaggatgatggctcCTACACTAGAACTGAAGTCGAGTATGGTCGCCACGGTGATCGCTACGGTCAGGCTGAGTATTCTCAGACACAGCGCCCTGATGGTAGCCAGCAGTCTGAGTACCGTCGATACGAGCAGCAAGACTCCTCGGACGGCCGTCACACCGGTGGCTACGGCTATGAAGAGCGAACTGAGACTCACCAGAGTTACTCTGGAGGCTACGAGCAGCGCACTGAGCGACATGAGTACTCCGGCTCGACTGAGAGTCACGGTCGTCgtcgtgatgatgatgacggtggCTACGGTGGTCGTCGTCACGATGAAGGCGGCTACGATGGTGGTAGCAGCTACGGCCGACAAGAGGAGAGCAGCTATGGCGGAAACAGTGGTTACGGCCGCCAAGAGAGCAGCTACGGTGGCAACAGTAGCTATGGACGTCAAGAGGAGAGCAGCTACGGCCGCCAAGAGCAAAGCAGCTATGGTGGAGGTTATGGAGGAAGTCATGAACGCCGCGATGAGGGCGGCTACGGTGGTAGCAGCGGTGGCTATGAGCGTCGAGAGGAGAGCAGCGGTTACGGTCGCCGTGAGGAGGGTGGATATGGGGGTGACAACTACGGACGCCGAGACGAAGGAGGCTATGGCGGAGGCTCTGCTGATGAGTATCTTCGCCAGAGCCAGGGAGGCCATGGACGTGAGCGCCGTGGCAGCAACGAATATGGCGATAATGGCTATGGTGGTGACCGACGTTGGTAA
- a CDS encoding related to nonhistone chromosomal protein has product MARPKKQVVEKQQQQQQPAPVPIPPQHIQQYPQHPQPIAAVPQPAMPMPMPPPVGVPQPQAVMPQRVVEADSFLRVRDSAVGRLTTILELLRSFTADYVRQTNLLLGEPTAEGSQDNLLANFEHAAQQLIMPIPELAPPVEEKKERKKRTIDPNAPKRPLTPYFLYMQHARSIIANDLGSEAPKGAVQEEGQRRWAHMGPQEKQGWNNAYQYNLRLYNARVHSYKHGNPLAKNMTDEEALKYAEDFNVPMSEIKDAAQNEAPADDQDAIAEQLQAVAAAPAIDEPEQAETPAKTPKKATGGRKRKTATPAAAAEEAKPAPASPDKKRRRTSTKAAAAEPQEEPKKSGRKKTKSS; this is encoded by the exons atggctcgcCCCAAGAAGCAAGTTGTTGagaaacaacagcagcagcaacagcctgCTCCCGTTCCTATCCCTCCTCAGCACATTCAGCAATACCCTCAGCACCCGCAGCCCATTGCCGCTGTTCCTCAGCCTGCGatgcccatgcccatgcctCCTCCTGTTGGAGTTCCTCAACCTCAGGCTGTTATGCCTCAACGCGTCGTTGAGGCAGATAGCTTTCTGCGCGTGAGAGATTCG GCTGTTGGGCGATTGACTACtattcttgagcttctccgATCTTTCACTGCCGACTATGTTCGCCAGACAAATCTCTTGCTTGGTGAGCCCACTGCCGAAGGCTCGCAGGATAACCTCCTCGCCAACTTCGAGCATGCCGCTCAACAGCTGATTATGCCCATTCCTGAGCTGGCTCCTCctgtcgaggagaagaaggagcgcAAGAAGCGAACCATTGATCCTAACGCGCCCAAGCGTCCTTTGACTCCTTACTTCCTCTACATGCAGCATGCTCGATCCATCATCGCTAATGACCTTGGTTCTGAGGCCCCCAAGGGTGCCGTTCAAGAGGAGGGCCAACGTCGTTGGGCTCACATGGGTCCCCAAGAGAAACAG GGCTGGAACAATGCTTACCAGTACAACCTCCGTTTGTACAATGCCCGTGTTCATTCTTACAAGCACGGTAACCCTCTGGCCAAGAACATGACTGATGAGGAGGCCTTGAAGTACGCCGAGGACTTCAACGTCCCCATGTCTGAGATCAAAGACGCTGCTCAGAACGAAGCACCTGCCGACGATCAGGATGCCATTGCTGAACAGCTCCAAGCTGTGGCTGCGGCTCCCGCTATTGACGAGCCTGAGCAGGCTGAGACCCCTGCTAAGACGCCTAAGAAGGCCACTGGCGGCCGTAAGCGCAAGACAGCCACACCTGCTGCCGCCGCTGAGGAAGCCAAGCCTGCCCCCGCTAGCCCTGACAAGAAGCGACGACGCACATCTACCAAGGCTGCCGCTGCCGAACCCCAGGAGGAGCCTAAGAAGTCGGGTCGCAAGAAGACTAAGAGTTCTTGA
- a CDS encoding related to nucleosomal binding protein, whose protein sequence is MPSDTPSEADSTAHHQLPASHRTLRLVAIASFLPAFPLCIAHGVLSNDAAPAVGLVPLAFSSGGSLFLLRRRERDDGLARKLSHPVVAFAFDVVLAAACMIVLVFTWISNDQLASLSMLAAYATIPLLVNFVIHLIIALESFYTGLAVHSIVQWLAWRTLPPDCPHCDHRLRPDFPELPWLDRLRERRDGDYSALFVNEENMYHDDETEETLQRAESAAQEAEAQPEVVDVRKKNNRRNRTNTPPSRDEPASPWRAS, encoded by the exons ATGCCCAGTGACACCCCTTCAGAAGCTGATTCCACGGCTCACCACCAGCTGCCTGCTTCGCACAGGACTCTTCGCTTAGTCGCGATCGCCTCATTTCTCCCCGCATTTCCCCTCTGTATTGCTCACGGAGTTCTGTCAAACGACGCAGCTCCTGCGGTCGGTCTGGTTCCgcttgctttttcttctgggGGGAGCTTGTTCCTCCTTCGCCGACGAGAACGAGACGATGGACTTGCGCGCAAGCTCTCACATCCTGTGGTGGCCTTTGCTTTTGATGTGGTACTAGCGGCAGCATGTATGATTGTGTTGGTCTTTACATGGATTTCGAATGACCAGTTGGCGTCGTTGAGTATGCTGGCAGCTTATGCCACTATTCCCCTTCTTGTCAACTT TGTCATTCATCTTATTATCGCTCTGGAGTCATTCTACACGGGTCTTGCTGTGCATAGTATCGTACAATGGCTCGCTTGGCGCACTCTACCCCCTGACTGCCCACATTGTGACCACCGACTACGCCCAGACTTTCCAGAGCTACCATGGCTTGATCGCCTACGAGAGCGACGAGATGGAGATTATTCGGCGTTATTTGTGAATGAAGAGAACATGTATCACGATGATGAGACCGAAGAGACGCTACAGCGTGCTGAGAGTGCTGCGCAGGAGGCCGAGGCGCAGCCggaggttgttgatgtcaggaagaagaataatCGTAGGAACAGGACAAATACCCCTCCATCGCGAGATGAACCTGCGTCTCCATGGCGCGCCTCGTGA
- a CDS encoding probable glomerulosclerosis protein Mpv17, with the protein MASFIRWYNARLAARPLLTQSVTTAFLFATGDITAQQLVEKKGVEKHDLVRTGRMALYGGFVFGPVATTWFAFLARRVNVPENKKAEVLTRVACDQLGFAPVMIGVFLGSMATMEGKSAQERIDKAWWPALKANWMLWPAVQVINFSLIPLQYRLFFANIIAIGWNSYLSWVNSQ; encoded by the exons ATGGCTTCTTTCATTCGTTG GTACAACGCCAGGTTGGCTGCGCGTCCACTGCTCACTCAGAGTGTTACCACTGCATTTCTCTTTGCTACAGGCGATATCACAGCTCAGCAGCTCGTTGAAAAGAAAGGCGTTGAGAAGCATGACCTCGTCCGAACAGGTCGAATGGCTCTCTACGGTGGCT TTGTGTTCGGTCCGGTTGCTACAACGTGGTTCGCTTTCCTCGCACGCAGGGTCAACGTGCcagagaacaagaaggcgGAAGTCCTCACTCGGGTCGCCTGCGATCAGCTTGGTTTTGCACCTGTCATGATAGGTGTATTCCTTGGCAGTATGGCCACAATGGAGGGGAAGAGTGCACAGGAACGAATCGACAAGGCCTGGTGGCCAGCCCTGAAGGCCAACTGGATGCTCTGGCCTGCCGTCCAGGTCATCAACTTCTCCCTCATTCCCTTGCAATACCGTCTGTTCTTTGCCAATATCATAGCGATTGGCTGGAACTCTTACCTGAGCTGGGTCAACTCCCAGTAA
- a CDS encoding related to A.ambisexualis antheridiol steroid receptor, producing the protein MQRKAVDSRIPALIQNGLQEKKRSFFVVVGDRSKDVIVRLHYIMSQFDIKQNKSVLWAYKNKLLGFTSHRKKREQKIKKEIKRGIREANTEDPFELFVSLHNIRYTYYKETDKILGQTFGMCILQDFEAITPNILARTIETVEGGGLVVLLLKGMNSLKQLYSLSMDVHSRYRTEAHDDVVARFNERFILSLGSCNSCLVIDDEMNVLPISGGKGVKKLPPPDLDNPKTESQIELEAMKEQNEGRQPVGPLISLAKTVDQAKALITFTDAIAEKTLRSTVTLTAARGRGKSAAMGVAVAAAVAYGYSNIFITSPSPENLKTLFEFVFKGFDELGYADHADYSIIQSTNPDFNKAIVRVNIHRQHRQTIQYIRPQDAHVLGQAELVVIDEAAAIPLPLVKKLMGPYLVFMASTINGYEGTGRSLSLKLIKQLRDQSRTATTAGEGMEITDRSTGKTSKTEEFQAGRKLREITLSEPIRYAQGDAVEKWLNTVLCLDATLPKAKSNINGCPDPTQCQLLNVNRDTLFSFHPVSEKFLQQMVALYVASHYKNSPDDLQLMSDAPAHELFVLVPPVSEDSSRLPEPLCVIQVSLEGKISRQSVLNSLSRGQRPSGDLIPWLVSQQFQDEEFASLSGARVVRIATNPEYVSMGYGSKALELLVDYYEGRFANLSEDEDQIMEETMTRVTDAELANANLLDDDIKVRDINKMPPLFAKLSEKKPERLDYVGVSYGLTQPLHKFWKKASFAPVYLRQTANDLTGEHTCVMLRPLENSEDRSWLGAFSRDFQKRFLSLLSYQFRTFTPITALSIDEAAKLGAQLDSVEVQPLTKADLDIYMSPFDLKRLESYANNMLDYHVVLDLVPTIAQLYFTGRIKGDVTLSGVQQAVMLALGLQRKDIDVVAQEINMSTSQALAMFIKMMRKVTKHFAGLVSEAVGAELPKVERLGVSRENASGAHDDEIVDERYIPLATTLDDELEEGGDEAMRELKKKQRELIDSLPLDQYEIEEDTPAWEEAEKQVLSATKQGKSNPVVSVKSAKQKRKAGGQTAAEVYEEAFGEKKKKSKRVKKSA; encoded by the exons ATGCAGCGCAAGGCGGT TGACTCGCGCATTCCAGCGCTCATTCAAAATGGCCTgcaggaaaagaagagaagcttctTCGTCGTGGTGGGAGACAGGTCGAAGGACGTGATCGTGCGTCTGCATTATATCATGTCCCAGTTTGATATCAAGCAGAACAAATCAGTTCTCTGGGCTTACAAGAACAAGCTCTTGGGCTTCACCAG TCACCGAAAGAAGCGCgagcaaaagatcaagaaggagatcaagcGAGGAATTCGAGAAGCCAATACCGAGGACCCCTTTGAGCTGTTCGTATCGCTACACAATATCCGATATACCTACTATAAGGAGACCGACAAGATCCTAGGTCAGACCTTCGGCATGTGCATTCTCCAGGACTTCGAGGCCATTACCCCCAATATTCTCGCCCGAACGATCGAAACTGTCGAGGGTGGTGGATTGGTTGTTTTGCTCCTCAAGGGCATGAACAGTTTGAAGCAGCTTTACAGCCTGTCAATGGATGTCCACTCGCGTTATAGGACAGAGGCCCACGACGATGTAGTGGCCCGTTTCAACGAGCGATTTATTCTCTCTCTGGGAAGCTGCAACTCTTGCTTGGTTAttgatgacgagatgaaCGTTCTCCCTATCTCAGGTGGAAAGGGTGTGAAGAAGCTTCCTCCTCCGGACCTCGACAATCCCAAGACAGAGTCGCAaattgagcttgaggccATGAAGGAGCAGAACGAGGGACGACAGCCCGTAGGACCTCTTATTTCTCTCGCCAAGACTGTTGACCAGGCCAAGGCTCTTATCACATTCACAGATGCCATCGCTGAGAAAACCCTACGGAGCACAGTTACTCTTACCGCTGCTCGTGGTCGTGGAAAGTCTGCGGCTATGGGTGTCGCTGTCGCAGCTGCTGTTGCGTATGGATACAGCAACATTTTTATTACCTCCCCTTCGCCTGAGAACTTGAAGACTCTGTTTGAGTTTGTCTTCAAGGGGTTTGACGAGTTGGGCTATGCTGACCACGCCGATTACTCTATTATTCAGAGTACAAACCCCGACTTCAACAAGGCCATTGTTCGAGTCAACATTCACCGACAGCACAGACAGACCATTCAGTACATTCGACCTCAAGATGCACACGTGTTAGGGCAGGCCGAGTTGGTGGTTATCGATGAGGCTGCGGCTATTCCTCTGCCTCTTGTGAAGAAGCTCATGGGCCCTTATCTTGTCTTCATGGCTTCTACCATCAACGGTTATGAGGGTACAGGCcgatctctttctctcaagctcatcaaacaGTTGCGAGACCAGTCGCGCACTGCTACCACAGCTGGCGAGGGCATGGAGATCACTGATCGATCAACTGGTAAGACCTCAAAGACCGAGGAGTTTCAGGCGGGACGAAAGCTGCGAGAGATTACCTTGTCTGAGCCTATTCGATATGCCCAGggagatgctgttgagaagtggCTCAACACGGTTCTCTGCCTCGACGCGACTCTGCCCAAGGCTAAGTCGAATATCAACGGATGCCCCGACCCTACACAATGTCAGCTCTTGAACGTCAACCGAGATACTTTATTCTCCTTCCACCCTGTCTCCGAGAAGTTCCTTCAGCAAATGGTTGCGTTGTACGTAGCTAGTCACTACAAGAACTCGCCAGACGACCTTCAACTCATGAGTGATGCCCCCGCACACGAGCTCTTCGTTCTTGTTCCTCCTGTTTCAGAGGACAGCTCCAGACTACCCGAGCCTCTGTGTGTCATTCAGGTTTCGCTGGAAGGAAAGATCAGCAGGCAGAGCGTCCTTAACAGTCTGAGCCGAGGACAGCGACCATCTGGTGATCTCATTCCTTGGCTTGTCAGCCAGCAATTCCAGGATGAGGAATTTGCTTCCCTATCTGGTGCCCGAGTTGTTCGTATTGCCACAAACCCTGAGTATGTTTCAATGGGATACGGTTCCAAGGCTTTGGAACTGCTCGTTGACTACTACGAGGGGCGATTCGCCAATCTgtctgaagatgaggatcagATTATGGAGGAGACGATGACTCGAGTTACTGATGCTGAGCTCGCTAACGCCAACTTGCTCGACGATGACATCAAGGTTCGGGATATCAATAAGATGCCTCCCTTGTTCGCCAAGCTGTCAGAGAAGAAACCCGAGCGACTCGACTATGTTGGTGTTAGCTACGGATTGACTCAGCCCCTTCACAAATTCTGGAAGAAGGCCTCGTTCGCGCCCGTCTACTTAAGACAAACTGCCAACGATCTGACTGGTGAGCACACGTGTGTCATGCTGCGGCCGCTTGAGAACAGTGAGGACCGAAGCTGGCTCGGCGCTTTCTCTAGAGATTTCCAGAAGCGTTTCCTGTCCCTCCTGTCTTACCAGTTCCGCACATTCACTCCTATCACTGCCCTTAGTATCGACGAGGCCGCCAAGTTGGGAGCGCAGCTGGACTCAGTTGAAGTTCAACCATTGACCAAGGCTGATCTTGATATCTATATGAGCCCTTTCGACCTGAAGCGACTCGAGTCATATGCCAACAACATGCTTGACTACCACGTTGTTCTCGATCTCGTTCCAACCATCGCCCAACTCTATTTTACAGGACGCATCAAGGGAGATGTTACCTTATCAGGAGTCCAGCAGGCCGTCATGCTGGCTCTTGGTCTGCAGCGCAAAGATATCGATGTGGTTGCCCAGGAGATCAATATGTCCACCTCTCAAGCCCTTGCCATGTTCATTAAGATGATGCGAAAGGTTACTAAACACTTCGCCGGTCTCGTCTCCGAAGCTGTGGGTGCAGAACTTCCCAAGGTTGAACGTCTTGGTGTGAGTCGCGAGAATGCTAGCGGCGCACACGACGATGAGATCGTCGATGAGCGTTACATTCCTCTGGCTACAACATTAGACGACGAACTTGAGGAGGGTGGTGACGAAGCGATGagggagctcaagaagaagcaaagagaGCTCATTGACTCTTTACCCCTTGACCA ATATGAGATTGAGGAAGATACTCCTGCTTGGGAAGAGGCGGAAAAACAGGTACTGAGTGCGACAAAGCAGGGCAAGTCAAATCCCGTGGTCAGCGTAAAGTCAGCCAagcaaaagagaaaggctggCGGCCAGACAGCGGCCGAGGTGTATGAGGAGGCATttggcgagaagaagaagaagagcaagagggTGAAAAAGTCGGCGTGA